The genome window TCAATATCTAGTTGAACACTGGAGGTACTTCGGTAGCTCTTTGCAATGGAATCACTGAGCTTTGCAATATGAAATATATCAATGCCTttacaaatatatttatatcaACAGGAGAACGATGCATGAGATGAGATCGAAACATACATTAGTCTACTTTCATGGATATTGAAGACACTAATCATACTATATTCTGATATTGGCGATGTGAAGAATTGGTATATTTGAGGTATCTAGCAAATACAAATTTGCAATGAACTGGGTAACTATTATTTGCAAACCGAAACTTTTATACCTGACATTTCTAAGATTTCCGTGTTACTAAACTATATTTTGATCACACTTGTGCTCTTTGATATTACTAGGAAACACTTAACCAGTTGGCTCTTTGAATTATATTTGTTCCAACTGGAACCATggactttgtttatttttactACCAAGATGACTGTGTTTGACAATGAATCACCTCTGCTTCCTATAGGTTTATTTATCTGTTCATTGGTATCAGTGCTAGCGTCTTCCTGATGTCTCTGTTTGGCTGCATCGGAGCAGGGACAAGAAACATCTGCTGCTTGTGTTTCATATCTTGTGGTTGTGTTTCTTAACTCATCATTGTGTTCTCCATTCTGAAAAAGATTCTGGTTGCTATGCACAAGGCACTGAACATGGGCTATTAGACACTTGGAATTATGTTGGATCTTTGTACTTGGACTATTAATGTCATGCTCTTTATGCTTGTTTTTATGATCTTGTGATGTCTGAGATAGATGCACAATGAGTTTctcatattattgatttttctgaatttttttattttttctgattttttagaCCATTTTTGTTCCTTAAGATTTTCATCCCCTTGGTTCCCAAACAACCGCAGGGAATAGAAACCCAGACGAGAATATCCCCTAGTGAAATGAATTGCCCGTAAAAAATCCCAAGGGATTTTCTTCACTGTGATTTTCTCTCCTTGCTTTCAAACATAACCTAAGGGGAGATAGAACGGAatttatatgtatacatgtttcATGTTCACTTTGCAAACCCGGTTTGAAGTTTCTTTGTATATATGAATTTAGAGTTGAatttatgtgttgttattttggatTTGTTTGAGCTGAAAGCATGGGACCTAGGTAAGacattttaaaatcaaaataagCAATTATGAAATGAAGTTTATTATATTGAAATTGAGTTTTGTGTTGAAAGTTTTTTAATCCGATGAGAATTTTTTGAGAATAATTGGTTGGCGACGACAAAATCACCCACCTAGCTAGGGTTGAAGCTAGCGGTGGATCCACTGGGGATAGGGCCTCAAGCCCCCTACCCCGGGCACACTTGGGAGCCCTCCTCCCCTCCGACCGCTTCAATTTTGGGGTATGAAAGAATaagaagagtaaaaaaaagatAGAGTTTCTAATTTTTGGCTCTGAGTGTGTCACTGGTTAAAGCTACGAGAATGTCTCTCCCCAAGTCAAATCCTTTTTTTGCTATGTTTGTGATTCAGCTGAGTTCGAAGCTTGAGGTGTGAGTCAGAAGTTGTTGATCTTGATTTTTGCCAGCCATTGTGTAATAGAGGCTAGCGTTGCTAGACCGGTAAACTGCAGGGAGGTGAAGGGTGTCTTGGACTTTTGGGGGACGAAGTTGCCCTACTCAAAGCTAGAGTGGGAACTTGGGTCGTACCGTGCCGCACGGTCTAATTTTATCGTGTCTCGTGTCACATCATGTCATACCCACTAGATATGATCAGTCCATCGTGTAGTGCCATGGTGCCGACATGAGTCAAATCTAGAAAGATCTAAGCATAGCCCTTGGCACACCGTGTCGTTATTGTACCATGTCGGTCTAGGCACGATCCTACTCCATATCATctgataatatttatatatttatatcttatCATCTCATACTTGTTTCTCTCATGCTCACGCATCTCTCTCATACTCCATATCATCTGAcagtatttacatatttatcttttattatcTCACACGTGTCTCTCTtgcttacatatttatctcttatcatCTCTCATCAAACAAACATGACCTTAATGTCTCACGTTTTGTATCAaagagattaaaaaacaaataaaaaataatcatgCAAACTATATCGTGCTCTTTTCATATTGTACCGACACGTCTACCGTGTCAAGGTCATAAACATAGTACGACTCTCGTGTTCGTGCCATACCAACTTGGTCTAAAATATTTCATGACGTTCTATGCTTTAGACCGTACCAAAATATCGTGCCATGAGCGACCAAAAATGACACCGCGTAAGTCCCGGCTCTACTCAACGCGCAGCCTGTCCCGCTTCAACCCGACCAATGCCGAATAGGATACAGGAACGCAAGTCggcttcagaaaaaaaaaggaaagaaatcttCATGAGCGTCGCGAATCCTGCACGGATCCGACCTGCGAGGCTGCCACCCCCTTCCTTACCGCAACCCTCCCCATCGAACTCGACTGAGAGCCCGTGCCGATCCGTGCAGACCACCCGCCGCAGTCTATATATGGCAACACGCCGCGCGAGACATCCACCCGCATCCAGTCCCCTGCACAAACACACGCCCCGCTGCGTGCCGCAAGAAGCCAAGAAACGCGAGAAGAGGCGGCGATAGAACTCAAGACGAGGCGGCCGATGGCGGTGCCGGACGAGGCGCCCGGCGGCAGAGGCGGCACCGGCGCCGTGGCCGAGCGGCCGGTGATGAGGAAATCGGCGTGGAGTAAGGACGAGGACGCGGTGCTGCGGGAGCAGGTGCGGCTGCACGGCGCGCAGAACTGGGTGAGCATCAGCGCCGGGCTGCCCGGGCGCAACGCCAAGTCGTGCCGCCTCCGGTGGTGCCAGCACCTGGCCCCCGGCGTTGACGACGCCAAGCCCTTCACGCCCCAGGAGGACCGGGCGATCATCGAGCTCCAGCTCCTGCACCCCAACAAGTGGTCCACCATCGCGGGCTTCCTCCCGGGCCGCACCGACAACTCCGTCAAGAACCGCTGGAACTCCGTCCtccgcaagcagcagccgcagGCGGCTCCCGCAAGCCGCGAGGACGGGACGCTCCTGCCGTTTCCTCTGACGCCCGGGGATGTCAGGAAGAGGGGCAGAGACAGCCCGGTGCTCCACTACTGCCCGCCCGAGGAGACCGGCGACACGGGGATTAATCAGAGCGGCGCGTGTCTGGAGCTGTTCCCGCTGGCGCCTGGGGATCTCATCAAGGGCAACAGTGCGAGCGACGTGGCGGCGATGGATGTGGATTACGGCGCCGGAGATCCGCTCACCGAGCTGAGGCTCTGGCCGTCCACGACCACGACGATGGCGGCGTTCAAGGCGATGGTGCAGGCTGTTCGGGCGCCCTAGATTTTGCAGTCTCGCCTTGATTTTTGTTGTTCTTTGATTTGTTGCACGTTCTTGATTCTGAATTCTAACGGATTTCCTTGACCAACTGAACTTACAACGGAAGGTAGTGGGTAGTAATCTAGAAAGCAAGAAAGGTTTGGAattcttgtagttttgtgaaattttagtTATAAGATCGCATTAGGGTAATTGTAAGGTAGAAATTCTCAAAGAAGTACGTGTATGCCCTGTCCAAACTATCGAGTTGCATGCAATTGAGATTGAAAAGCAGAAAGTTCATCGAAGAAAGGTTGTTCGTATTGAACTCTGACATGTTGGACTGGGTTGGGGCCCTAGTTTCTTTTTTCAGTTTGGCATTGTTTCCACCACTGTTTTCTTGAAAGCCGTTCTTCAAAAGTACTGTTTCCATCAATGTTCGGTTCGCCAATCTAATTGTCGATAGAAACCAAGAAAAGTTTCGATCTTGTAGTTTTATTGACATCCAGAGCTTCAGTTTAATGAGATTGCACTAGGAGAATTACTGTGATGAACATATTTGCACAAAATTTCGTGAATGCTCTGTCCAAATTATGGGGGTCGCCATGAAGAACCCTCGACGCCCCCTTGCTCCATTAGTCTATGCCACAGGCTCTACCTCTGTCACCACCAGATTGATCACTTGGTCTTCCAGAATCCTCTGCCACAGGCTCTACCTCTGCCACCACCGATACCCACGATACAACATGTCAATGAAGGGGACCATGCTAGAAGGGTAGTCCTAGTCATAACAAGAGGAGGACCCTCCGATGGCTCCTCAAAGCGGCAGCGGCAAGACTATGCACGTGAAGTCAACCACGTCAGGGCCACCAGCATCAACCACAAAATCCCTGGATGGGCCAAAACCCCTGTAACCTTCTCCCACGACGATGTTGTGGGATTAAACTTCCCCCATGCCAACGCGCTGGTCATCACGGCCAACAACATCGAAATTAAAGTCAagagggtgctgatcgacgaaGGAAGCTCTACAGATATCCTCTTTGTGCATGCCTTCGACTAGCTCCACATTCCATGGAGCCGGTTCTCTCTAGCCCAGAGGCCCAATGAGGCTCCCCTCGATGCCCTAGCTTGGATAGAGCTACTTGTCGCCTTAGGTAAAGGCTCCACTATGCGGACCGAGAtgatcaccttcgacgttgtggacATGCCCTACACATACAACGTCATCCTAGGTGGGGAAACTCTGAATAAGTTTAGAGCAGTCTCCCATCATAATTACCTCTGCATGAAAATACCTGAACCCTAGGAGCTAATCTCTATATATGGCGATCAATACTTGGTTAGACGCATCGAGTATAAGCACCCCACCCCTCTCGATAGCCGTCATGTTCATAACGTGGCTGAAGGCCCCCTTAAACATCCCTCTCCAGCATGCCTCGAACGTTGGGTCCTTCTAAAGCCCCGGCCGGAGGGGGACGTCAAGCACGTCCCATTGGGAGTAGGGAACCCAGATCGAGCGTTCCAGAGTAGGAAGCCTAGCTCATAGCCATCCTAAGGGACaacaggggcttcgcaagctatCCACTGAGCGAGTAGAAGCTGCAAACGAGGCTAGCGTCATCCAGGAAGTCATCCATTCAGAATGGTTTGTCAAATCCTGTCCTAGTCAAGAAGCCTAATGAAAAATAGCAGATGTGCATCGAATTCACGACGCTAAACAAAGCCTGCCTGCGAGACCCATACCCGCTCCCTCGCATATACCAACTGGTGGACTCCACCACGGGCTGCAAGTTGCTCAACTTCCAGGATGCGTACTTCGGATACCACCAGGTTTGGATGGTTGCTGAGGACGAgggcaagaccagcttcattaccccgtATAGAGTGTGCTGCTATATACGGATGCCTTTTGGCCTTCAAAATGTCGGAGCTACCTTCTCCCGCCTAGTACgaaaaatactaaaaacaaCAGTTAGGCCATAACTTGGAGGCCTACGTCGAAGACATAGTCGTTAAAAGCAAGCTTGAAGCCGACCACGTTGCAGACCTATAGGAAATCTTCAATAACCTATAGGTTGCTGGCGTGCAGCTTAACCCAGATAAGTGTGTCTTCGGTGCCAAAGCAATTACTGGGGTACCTCGTCTTTAGGCGAGGCATCAAGGATAACCCTGGCAAAATCGTGCCATCATAGAGATGGTACCCCCACCACCTCGAAGGGGTCTAGCACCTGGCCAGTTGCCTAGCAGCCCTTAGCCGTTTCCTTGCTAAGTCTGTCGAGCACAACCTTCCATTATTCAAAACGTTGAGGTGCTCAAGGCCATTCATGTGGATGATGAAGTGTCAGGACACCTTCGAGACCCTCAAAACCCACCTTTCCAACCTCAAGACGCTCACTATACCCCTTTCTGGTGAGGGGCTCCTCCTGTACCTATCTGCCTTAACCTCCACTGTAAGCGTCATACTCGTttgggaagaggaggagaaggaag of Phragmites australis chromosome 3, lpPhrAust1.1, whole genome shotgun sequence contains these proteins:
- the LOC133910955 gene encoding transcription factor MYB25-like, producing MAVPDEAPGGRGGTGAVAERPVMRKSAWSKDEDAVLREQVRLHGAQNWVSISAGLPGRNAKSCRLRWCQHLAPGVDDAKPFTPQEDRAIIELQLLHPNKWSTIAGFLPGRTDNSVKNRWNSVLRKQQPQAAPASREDGTLLPFPLTPGDVRKRGRDSPVLHYCPPEETGDTGINQSGACLELFPLAPGDLIKGNSASDVAAMDVDYGAGDPLTELRLWPSTTTTMAAFKAMVQAVRAP